In Chitinophaga sp. HK235, a single window of DNA contains:
- a CDS encoding RNA polymerase sigma factor — translation MSRSSMPDEREHLKAIAAGNEAAYTRIFHTYSQQVFNAAMLYLKDETAAGEVVQEIFLRVWLKRDALVAVEDFADYLFILTRNYIYDSFRRQLVKQKAMAYLEMQHPGYANDTDHAVREHQYEQMLQTAIASLPPARRKIYLARKQGLSNEEISRELNISVHTVKKQMQLALQFLRSFVNQQLRNWLLLLLLLLYLLS, via the coding sequence TTGTCCAGGTCATCTATGCCGGATGAAAGAGAGCACCTAAAAGCAATAGCAGCTGGTAACGAGGCCGCCTACACGCGTATTTTTCACACCTATAGCCAACAGGTGTTTAATGCCGCCATGTTATATCTGAAAGATGAAACCGCAGCAGGTGAAGTAGTGCAGGAGATATTCCTGAGAGTATGGTTAAAAAGGGATGCGCTTGTTGCCGTAGAAGACTTTGCTGACTATCTCTTCATCCTTACGCGTAACTATATCTACGACAGCTTCCGCCGCCAACTGGTGAAACAGAAGGCCATGGCTTATCTCGAGATGCAGCATCCGGGTTATGCCAATGATACGGACCATGCTGTCCGTGAACATCAGTACGAACAAATGCTGCAGACCGCCATTGCTTCGCTCCCCCCTGCACGGAGAAAGATCTATCTCGCCCGTAAACAGGGTTTGAGTAATGAAGAAATTTCCCGTGAACTGAATATCTCTGTTCATACCGTTAAAAAACAGATGCAACTCGCATTACAGTTTTTACGGAGTTTTGTCAACCAGCAGCTGCGCAACTGGCTGCTGCTGCTTCTGCTGCTATTATACCTTCTCTCCTAA
- a CDS encoding HipA family kinase — MIYFQAFPYGKETVTSGMNHQYYPLRTVQVTRYVTPLREGGSLPALAEADDGFLYVLKFRGAGQGVKALIAELIGGEIARALGLKVPEIVFAGLDTDFGRTEGDEEIQDLLKSSVGLNLALHYLSGSVTYDPVVTTIDPVLASKIVWMDCLLTNVDRTVRNTNMLMWHQELWLIDHGASLYFHHSWDNWEEQAIRPFAKVKDHVLLPQASELEATDSAFRTILTPERIRAIVDMVPEEWLDGPETITAAERRDVYAQFLTTRIASSAIFVKEAVYARKSLI, encoded by the coding sequence ATGATCTATTTTCAGGCCTTCCCATATGGGAAGGAAACAGTAACATCAGGTATGAATCATCAGTATTATCCACTCAGGACCGTACAGGTAACCAGGTACGTGACTCCACTGCGGGAAGGCGGTTCGCTGCCAGCCCTTGCAGAGGCCGACGACGGCTTCCTGTATGTGTTGAAATTCAGAGGCGCAGGACAAGGCGTAAAAGCATTGATTGCAGAACTCATTGGCGGAGAAATAGCCCGGGCACTGGGCCTGAAAGTGCCGGAAATTGTATTTGCAGGCCTGGACACCGATTTCGGCCGTACCGAAGGAGACGAGGAAATACAGGACCTCCTCAAGTCGAGCGTAGGACTTAACCTGGCCCTGCATTATCTCTCCGGCTCCGTTACCTATGATCCGGTAGTCACCACTATCGATCCGGTCCTCGCTTCAAAGATCGTATGGATGGATTGTCTGCTGACCAACGTAGACCGTACCGTGCGCAATACCAATATGCTCATGTGGCACCAGGAGCTGTGGCTGATAGATCACGGTGCGTCCCTTTATTTTCATCATTCCTGGGACAACTGGGAAGAACAGGCCATCAGGCCTTTTGCCAAGGTAAAGGACCATGTGCTGCTGCCGCAGGCTTCTGAACTGGAAGCAACAGACAGTGCTTTCCGTACTATCCTTACACCGGAGCGTATCCGCGCTATTGTAGACATGGTGCCGGAAGAATGGCTCGATGGTCCCGAAACCATTACTGCGGCGGAACGCAGGGATGTATATGCACAGTTTTTAACCACGAGGATAGCCTCCTCAGCAATTTTTGTAAAAGAAGCAGTATATGCAAGAAAATCACTTATATGA
- a CDS encoding DUF3037 domain-containing protein: MQENHLYEYAVIRVVPRVEREEFLNVGVMLYCKKQKFLQASYHLCETRLRALYPDINIPEVQAYLCAIEKICAGGPQGGPIGMLDLASRFRWLTATRSTIIQTSKTHGGLCIDAAATLQRLHQQLVL, from the coding sequence ATGCAAGAAAATCACTTATATGAGTACGCCGTTATACGCGTAGTGCCACGGGTGGAGCGGGAGGAATTTCTCAACGTAGGTGTTATGCTCTACTGTAAAAAACAAAAATTCCTGCAGGCAAGTTATCACCTCTGTGAAACACGGTTGCGTGCATTATATCCCGATATTAATATCCCGGAAGTACAGGCTTATCTCTGTGCTATTGAAAAAATATGTGCAGGCGGCCCCCAGGGTGGCCCTATCGGTATGCTGGACCTGGCTTCCCGTTTCCGCTGGCTGACTGCTACCAGAAGCACTATTATTCAAACCTCCAAAACACATGGCGGCCTGTGCATAGACGCAGCAGCCACCTTGCAAAGGCTGCATCAGCAGCTGGTGCTCTGA
- a CDS encoding HAD family phosphatase, translated as MSMIKLFRGVALLWIICTWLLPLSGRAQGDPLPSWNDGYAKEAIIRFVTAVTTEHSAQYVPPEDRIATFDNDGTLWAEKPVVQEMFVMFRINQMVMQHPALRNKQPFKAVIERDKKFLKNMGRKELLELMDLTHTGMTEADFRRVALQFFESVRHPVLNVPIAQLVYQPQVELLNYLRYNQFKTFICSGGTAEFMRTVSWQYYGIPPEQVIGSTFRYQYVDSAGVNDIMRLKGLSTLNDKKEKPVNIQYYIGKRPILACGNVGGGGDIYMLRFCQGNTYPSLQLLVHHDDDDREFAYEEDDNQSLNWAHQYGWNVISMKNDWQVVFVR; from the coding sequence ATGAGTATGATAAAGCTGTTCAGGGGCGTAGCCCTGTTGTGGATTATATGCACGTGGCTGCTGCCCCTGTCTGGCCGGGCACAGGGAGATCCTTTGCCTTCCTGGAATGATGGTTATGCAAAAGAAGCTATCATCCGTTTTGTGACAGCCGTCACCACCGAACATTCAGCCCAGTATGTACCGCCGGAAGACCGGATCGCCACTTTCGATAATGATGGAACGTTGTGGGCCGAAAAACCTGTGGTGCAGGAGATGTTTGTGATGTTCCGTATCAACCAGATGGTGATGCAACATCCGGCCCTGAGGAATAAACAGCCCTTCAAGGCCGTGATCGAACGGGATAAAAAATTTCTGAAGAACATGGGCCGTAAAGAACTCCTCGAGCTGATGGACCTTACCCATACGGGCATGACGGAAGCCGACTTTCGCAGGGTAGCCCTGCAGTTTTTTGAATCAGTGCGTCATCCGGTATTAAACGTGCCCATCGCACAACTGGTGTATCAACCTCAGGTGGAATTACTCAATTATCTGCGTTACAACCAGTTCAAGACATTTATCTGTTCAGGTGGCACCGCTGAATTTATGAGGACTGTATCCTGGCAGTATTATGGTATTCCGCCGGAACAGGTGATAGGCTCTACTTTCAGATATCAATATGTAGACAGTGCAGGCGTAAACGATATTATGCGTTTGAAAGGACTCAGCACACTCAACGATAAAAAGGAGAAGCCGGTAAATATCCAGTATTATATTGGCAAGCGTCCTATTCTGGCCTGTGGTAATGTAGGCGGTGGTGGTGATATCTACATGCTCCGCTTTTGTCAGGGAAACACTTATCCCTCCCTGCAGTTGCTTGTTCACCATGATGATGATGACCGGGAATTTGCTTATGAAGAAGATGATAACCAGTCGTTGAACTGGGCCCATCAATATGGCTGGAATGTAATCAGTATGAAAAACGACTGGCAGGTTGTTTTTGTAAGATGA
- a CDS encoding GDSL-type esterase/lipase family protein, giving the protein MNFRILLLCCYVVACVSCVSRPYTVINKGIAGNNTSDLLARVDKDVLALHPDLVVMMVGTNDMINSSKLVSEEQFATQYQSLVQQLRKEGAVVVLMSSLPVDTGYLFQRHPRALYPVDPNRKLDDARTIVQQIAATEQVYFLDLREIFQQRGEPVRTASSLIVNAANMGREDGIHPTAEGYRFIADQLYRYLKVHRLLRKHHCILCFGDSITYGAFMEGAGTDNGNTYPAFLKKLLNP; this is encoded by the coding sequence ATGAACTTCAGAATCCTTCTCCTGTGCTGCTATGTGGTGGCCTGTGTTTCCTGTGTCTCCCGTCCTTATACGGTGATCAATAAAGGTATTGCCGGTAATAATACCAGCGACCTGCTGGCAAGAGTTGATAAAGATGTGCTGGCGTTGCATCCCGACCTGGTAGTGATGATGGTGGGGACCAATGATATGATCAACTCCAGTAAGCTGGTGAGTGAGGAGCAGTTTGCAACGCAGTACCAGAGCCTGGTGCAGCAGTTGCGGAAGGAGGGAGCAGTAGTGGTGCTGATGAGTTCTCTGCCGGTAGACACGGGGTATCTTTTTCAGCGGCATCCGCGTGCGTTGTATCCTGTAGATCCTAACCGGAAGCTGGATGATGCCCGGACTATTGTGCAACAGATAGCGGCCACGGAACAGGTGTATTTCCTGGATCTGCGGGAGATTTTCCAGCAGCGTGGAGAGCCTGTCAGAACAGCCTCCTCTCTGATCGTGAATGCAGCCAATATGGGCAGGGAAGACGGTATTCATCCTACCGCAGAAGGGTACCGGTTTATAGCAGATCAGTTGTACCGCTATCTGAAGGTGCACCGACTGTTGCGTAAACATCATTGTATCCTTTGTTTTGGAGACAGTATTACTTACGGAGCGTTTATGGAGGGGGCAGGTACTGATAACGGGAACACCTATCCGGCGTTTCTGAAAAAGTTGTTGAATCCTTAG
- a CDS encoding FecR family protein encodes MTVTEIRQLLEKYKQGTLSPEELSQLEEAVVAGSFEEEIKADILHTLYTHAAPDANWPEEKKAVLLQQILHTTPMRPVRNNTVRKRWIYAAAAVLAAGIITSGTYLMMRRQEPAPVAIVHPKAPLAPGSSKAMLILADNSTITLDSSNNGALATQGSTQIVNTNGALTYKGNSSNKQPLYNTVATPRGGQYQLTLADGSRIWLNAASSVRFPAAFTGRERLVEVTGEVYFEIAKNAAMPFRVKIKTPANDMTVTVLGTSFNVMAYPDEQAIRTTLVEGTVQVARGTESSLLKPGYQASIPSAGGTFEISEADIEQTLAWKEGKFRFRNTNIKTIMRQLSRWYDIDVAYDGNVSDIDLTGVISRREDAGALLKALETTQRVKFTVDGHTITARPVASQ; translated from the coding sequence ATGACCGTCACAGAAATCAGACAGCTGCTGGAAAAATACAAGCAGGGGACATTGAGTCCGGAAGAGTTGTCGCAACTGGAAGAGGCTGTTGTTGCAGGTTCTTTTGAAGAAGAAATAAAGGCAGACATCCTGCATACCTTATATACCCATGCAGCTCCGGATGCCAACTGGCCGGAAGAAAAAAAGGCCGTATTGCTGCAGCAGATACTGCATACCACTCCGATGCGTCCGGTGCGTAACAACACCGTGCGGAAACGTTGGATATATGCTGCAGCCGCTGTACTGGCAGCAGGTATCATTACCAGCGGCACCTATCTGATGATGCGCAGGCAGGAACCCGCGCCGGTCGCCATTGTTCACCCAAAGGCCCCGCTGGCCCCAGGCTCCAGCAAAGCCATGCTGATACTGGCCGACAACAGTACCATCACCCTCGACAGCAGTAATAACGGCGCGCTGGCCACACAGGGCAGTACGCAAATCGTTAATACCAATGGTGCCCTCACCTACAAAGGTAATAGCAGCAACAAACAACCCTTATACAATACGGTGGCCACTCCACGGGGCGGGCAATATCAGCTCACCCTCGCCGATGGCAGCAGGATATGGCTGAATGCAGCCAGCAGCGTACGTTTCCCGGCCGCCTTCACTGGCAGGGAAAGGCTGGTGGAAGTAACCGGAGAAGTGTATTTCGAAATCGCTAAAAATGCGGCAATGCCTTTCCGCGTGAAAATAAAAACACCCGCCAACGATATGACCGTTACTGTGCTGGGCACAAGTTTTAACGTGATGGCCTATCCGGACGAGCAGGCTATCCGCACTACCCTGGTGGAAGGTACGGTGCAGGTGGCCCGCGGCACAGAGAGCAGTCTGCTCAAACCTGGCTACCAGGCCTCCATACCATCTGCCGGCGGAACTTTTGAGATCAGCGAAGCCGACATAGAACAAACACTGGCCTGGAAAGAAGGCAAGTTCCGTTTCCGCAACACCAATATCAAAACCATCATGCGTCAGCTGTCACGGTGGTATGATATCGATGTCGCTTATGATGGCAATGTATCAGATATAGACCTGACCGGTGTCATCTCCCGCAGGGAAGATGCAGGAGCCCTGCTGAAAGCCCTGGAAACCACACAAAGAGTAAAATTCACTGTAGATGGCCATACCATAACCGCCCGGCCCGTTGCGTCGCAGTAA